The following coding sequences are from one Lolium rigidum isolate FL_2022 chromosome 6, APGP_CSIRO_Lrig_0.1, whole genome shotgun sequence window:
- the LOC124660055 gene encoding uncharacterized protein LOC124660055, whose amino-acid sequence MVREEDLDVVLVPLGLAVVAGYHLWLLYAILRHPTRTVVGLNALARKRWVAVIMANTEKNGVLAVQTLRNNIMASTVLATTAITLASVISVFIGATAGRSPTSPSSSSSSSPMLVYGSKTGQVFAVKYLAISLCFMLAFVCNVQAIRLYAHASFLLGLPPEEGAAEDFAAYVARTVNRGSHAWSLGLRAFYVSLALFMWTFGPIPMLACSVLMCALLYFLDTTRDYAKGIQHMHREMSAQKDSTV is encoded by the exons ATGGTTCGGGAGGAGGATCTTGATGTGGTGCTGGTGCCCCTGGGACTGGCGGTGGTGGCCGGCTACCACCTGTGGCTCCTCTACGCCATCCTGCGGCACCCGACCCGCACCGTCGTCGGCCTCAACGCCCTCGCCCGGAAGCGCTGGGTCGCCGTCATCATGGCC AATACGGAGAAGAACGGGGTGCTGGCGGTGCAGACGCTGCGGAACAACATCATGGCGTCGACGGTGCTGGCGACGACCGCCATCACGCTCGCGTCCGTCATCAGCGTCTTCATCGGCGCCACGGCGGGCCGCTCCCCGACGTCGCCCTCctcgtcttcatcgtcgtcgcCGATGCTGGTGTACGGGAGCAAGACGGGGCAGGTGTTCGCGGTCAAGTACCTGGCCATCTCGCTCTGCTTCATGCTCGCCTTCGTGTGCAACGTGCAGGCCATCCGGCTGTACGCGCACGCCAGCTTCCTGCTGGGCCTGCCGCCGGAGGAAGGGGCGGCGGAGGATTTCGCGGCGTACGTGGCGCGCACGGTGAACCGCGGCAGCCACGCCTGGTCGCTGGGGCTCCGCGCCTTCTACGTCTCGCTCGCGCTCTTCATGTGGACGTTCGGGCCCATCCCCATGCTCGCCTGCAGCGTCCTCATGTGCGCCCTGCTCTACTTCCTCGACACCACCAGGGACTATGCCAAGGGGATACAGCATATGCACCGTGAAATGAGCGCACAGAAAGATAGCACCGTGTGA